A section of the Mycolicibacterium anyangense genome encodes:
- a CDS encoding proteasome assembly chaperone family protein, with protein sequence MADEQGQHYQPEPTGMYELEFPAPQLSSSDGRGPVLLHALEGFSDAGHAIRLAAEHLRNVLDTELVASFAIDELLDYRSRRPVMTFKTDHFTNYDEPQLNLYALHDSVGTPFLLLAGLEPDLKWERFVTAVRLLAERLGVRQTIGLGTIPMAVPHTRPVSMTAHSNNRELIDDIQPWVGEVQVPGSVSSLLEYRMAQHGHEVVGFTVHVPHYLAQTDYPIAAEALLEQVARTTSLQLPLRALTDAGAAVRTKIDEQVEASPEVAQVVTALERQYDAFVAAQENRSLLARDEELPSGDELAGEFERFLAQHAEDFKDGLTDDGET encoded by the coding sequence ATGGCTGACGAGCAAGGACAGCACTATCAACCCGAACCGACCGGGATGTACGAGCTGGAGTTCCCGGCACCGCAACTGTCCTCGTCCGACGGGCGCGGTCCCGTGCTGTTGCACGCACTGGAGGGTTTTTCCGACGCCGGTCACGCCATTCGCTTGGCGGCCGAACATCTGCGCAACGTGCTGGACACCGAATTGGTCGCCTCATTCGCGATCGACGAGCTGCTCGACTACCGCTCGCGCCGGCCGGTGATGACGTTCAAGACCGATCACTTCACGAACTACGACGAGCCGCAGCTGAACCTGTACGCGCTGCACGACAGCGTCGGGACGCCGTTTCTGCTGCTCGCCGGTCTGGAGCCGGACCTGAAGTGGGAAAGGTTCGTCACCGCGGTGCGGTTGCTCGCCGAACGACTCGGGGTGCGCCAGACCATCGGGCTGGGCACCATCCCGATGGCGGTGCCGCACACCCGGCCGGTATCGATGACCGCCCACTCGAACAATCGTGAACTGATCGACGACATCCAACCGTGGGTCGGCGAGGTGCAGGTACCGGGCAGCGTGTCCAGCCTGCTGGAGTACCGGATGGCCCAGCACGGCCACGAGGTCGTCGGGTTCACCGTGCACGTCCCGCACTACCTGGCCCAAACCGACTACCCCATCGCCGCCGAGGCGCTGTTGGAACAGGTGGCCAGGACGACTTCGCTGCAGCTGCCGCTGCGAGCCCTCACCGACGCCGGCGCGGCCGTACGGACCAAGATCGACGAGCAGGTGGAGGCCAGTCCCGAGGTCGCTCAAGTGGTGACCGCGCTGGAGCGACAGTACGATGCATTCGTTGCCGCGCAGGAGAACCGGTCGCTGTTGGCACGCGACGAGGAACTCCCCAGCGGAGACGAACTCGCCGGGGAGTTCGAGCGTTTCCTGGCCCAGCATGCCGAGGACTTCAAGGACGGTCTCACCGACGACGGCGAGACCTGA
- a CDS encoding trypsin-like serine peptidase — protein sequence MRTVAAVGIGAAAVLLAGCQHAAEPHAKAAERVQPVAVAIAARTVSPQSAVGALFLGATDTHTCSGSVIHSASKDLVLTAAHCLAQEYPATFVPGFADTADPGEVWTVDAVYLDPRWVATQDPNADYAFLRVSRPAGGSIETIVGAALTLGAAPVPSSPVTVVGYPMGVGGKPVSCDTVASPDTGGFPTLQCGGLVDGTSGAPWITGTHVVGVIGGREAGGCQDNVSYSAPFDSGTAALLRRAEAGGPGDAAPNTFDNEC from the coding sequence ATGCGGACGGTAGCGGCGGTGGGCATCGGGGCCGCCGCCGTGCTGCTGGCCGGCTGCCAGCACGCCGCCGAACCGCACGCCAAGGCCGCCGAGCGGGTCCAGCCCGTCGCGGTGGCGATCGCCGCCCGGACGGTGTCGCCCCAGTCGGCAGTGGGGGCGTTGTTCCTCGGTGCGACCGACACGCACACCTGCAGTGGTTCGGTCATCCACTCGGCGTCCAAGGACCTGGTGCTCACGGCGGCGCACTGCCTGGCGCAGGAGTATCCCGCCACGTTCGTGCCCGGGTTCGCCGACACCGCCGACCCGGGTGAGGTCTGGACCGTCGACGCCGTCTATCTCGATCCCCGCTGGGTGGCCACCCAGGATCCGAACGCCGACTACGCCTTCCTGCGGGTCAGCAGGCCGGCGGGTGGGTCCATTGAGACGATCGTCGGGGCCGCGCTGACGCTCGGCGCGGCCCCCGTGCCGTCGAGTCCGGTGACGGTCGTCGGCTATCCGATGGGGGTGGGTGGTAAGCCGGTCAGCTGCGACACCGTCGCCAGCCCCGACACCGGCGGGTTCCCGACGCTGCAGTGTGGTGGTCTGGTCGACGGCACAAGCGGCGCTCCCTGGATCACCGGTACGCACGTGGTGGGCGTGATCGGTGGCCGCGAGGCAGGCGGCTGCCAGGACAACGTGTCGTACTCGGCGCCGTTCGATTCCGGTACGGCGGCGCTGCTGCGCCGTGCTGAGGCTGGCGGCCCCGGCGACGCGGCACCCAACACCTTCGACAACGAGTGTTAG
- the sthA gene encoding Si-specific NAD(P)(+) transhydrogenase, translating into MGLEYDLVVIGSGPGGQKAAIAAAKLGKTVAIVERGRMLGGVCVNTGTIPSKTLREAVLYLTGMSQRELYGASYRVKEKITPADLLARTQHVIGKEIDVVRNQLMRNGIELYTGLGRFLDEHTILVEDPGRAERITVSGRYIIIATGTVPARPPGVEFDENRVLDSDGILDLKSIPSSMVVVGAGVIGIEYASMFAALGTKVTVVEKRDSMLEFCDPEIVESLRFHLRDLAVTFRFGEEVTAVDVGANGTVTTLASGKQIPAETVMYSAGRQGQTDSLDLPNAGLESDNRGRIFVDDKTFQTKVDHIYAVGDVIGFPALAATSMEQGRLAAYHAFGEPTAGMTALQPIGIYSIPEVSYVGATEVELTKDSIPYEVGVSRYRELARGQIAGDSYGMLKLLVSTEDLKLLGVHIFGTNATEMVHIGQAVMGCGGTVEYLVDAVFNYPTFSEAYKVAALDVMNKMRALSQFRK; encoded by the coding sequence ATGGGTTTGGAATACGACCTCGTCGTCATCGGCTCGGGCCCCGGCGGGCAGAAAGCCGCCATCGCCGCGGCCAAGCTCGGCAAAACGGTGGCGATCGTCGAACGAGGCCGCATGCTCGGCGGCGTCTGCGTCAACACCGGAACCATCCCGTCGAAGACACTGCGCGAAGCGGTGCTCTACCTGACCGGGATGAGTCAGCGCGAACTCTACGGCGCGAGCTACCGGGTCAAGGAGAAGATCACCCCGGCCGACTTGCTCGCCCGCACTCAGCACGTCATCGGCAAAGAGATCGACGTCGTGCGAAATCAGTTGATGCGCAACGGAATCGAGCTCTATACCGGACTCGGGCGGTTCCTCGACGAACACACGATCCTGGTGGAGGATCCGGGCCGGGCCGAGCGGATCACCGTCAGCGGCCGCTACATCATCATCGCCACGGGCACGGTCCCCGCCCGGCCCCCCGGTGTCGAGTTCGACGAGAACCGGGTGCTGGACTCCGATGGCATCCTCGACCTGAAATCCATCCCGTCCTCGATGGTGGTCGTCGGGGCCGGGGTGATCGGCATCGAGTACGCCTCGATGTTCGCCGCCCTGGGCACCAAGGTCACCGTGGTGGAGAAGCGCGACTCGATGCTGGAGTTCTGCGATCCCGAGATCGTCGAATCGCTGCGCTTCCACCTGCGCGATCTGGCGGTCACCTTCCGGTTCGGCGAAGAGGTCACCGCCGTCGACGTCGGCGCGAACGGCACCGTCACCACCCTGGCCAGTGGCAAGCAGATCCCGGCCGAGACGGTGATGTATTCCGCGGGACGGCAGGGCCAGACCGACAGCCTGGACCTGCCCAACGCCGGATTGGAGTCCGACAACCGGGGGCGGATCTTCGTCGACGACAAGACCTTCCAGACCAAGGTCGACCACATCTACGCTGTCGGCGACGTGATCGGGTTCCCTGCGCTGGCTGCCACCTCGATGGAGCAGGGCCGACTGGCCGCCTATCACGCCTTCGGCGAACCGACCGCGGGGATGACCGCCCTGCAGCCGATCGGCATCTACTCCATCCCCGAGGTGTCCTATGTCGGGGCTACCGAAGTCGAACTCACCAAGGATTCCATCCCCTACGAGGTCGGCGTCTCGCGCTACCGCGAACTGGCTCGCGGACAGATCGCGGGCGACTCCTACGGCATGCTCAAACTGCTGGTGTCCACCGAGGACCTCAAGCTGCTCGGGGTGCACATCTTCGGCACCAACGCCACCGAGATGGTGCACATCGGCCAGGCCGTGATGGGCTGCGGCGGCACGGTGGAATACCTGGTGGACGCGGTGTTCAACTACCCGACGTTCTCCGAGGCCTACAAGGTGGCCGCGCTGGACGTGATGAACAAGATGCGCGCACTGAGCCAGTTCCGGAAGTGA
- a CDS encoding DUF4192 domain-containing protein has protein sequence MTTYRPDFRINRPGALIAAIPAVLGFVPEHSLVLVALEHGQMGAVMRADLTDAMADGMSRLVELASASGAEAVIAVIVDDKGAPCPMCNDDYRELCGELGAGLADEGMTLYAAHVVDRIEVGGTWHCADGCDDSGPVEDPMASPLAAAAVLDGRRLYGRRADLQAVIALDDPVHAQSLIELIGRCATDKDPLWRADADACGRRDVEAAIAAAARVSAGGALEDSELAALACAITDVAVRDTLYALAVGSGAGEAETLWALLARSLPGPWRVEALVLLAFSAYARGDGPLAGLSLEAALRADPEHRMAGMLDTALQSGMRPEQIRELAGTGYRLAKRLGVQLPPRRTFGRRAV, from the coding sequence ATGACCACCTACCGTCCCGATTTCCGGATCAACCGCCCCGGCGCGCTCATCGCCGCCATCCCTGCCGTGCTCGGGTTCGTCCCCGAGCATTCCCTGGTTCTCGTCGCCCTCGAGCACGGACAGATGGGTGCGGTCATGCGAGCCGACCTCACCGACGCGATGGCCGACGGGATGAGCCGTCTGGTCGAGCTGGCCTCGGCGTCGGGCGCCGAGGCCGTGATCGCCGTGATCGTCGACGACAAGGGCGCCCCCTGCCCGATGTGCAACGACGACTACCGCGAGCTGTGCGGGGAACTGGGCGCCGGGCTCGCCGACGAGGGCATGACGTTGTACGCCGCGCATGTGGTCGACCGGATCGAGGTCGGCGGGACGTGGCACTGCGCGGACGGCTGCGATGACAGTGGACCGGTGGAGGATCCGATGGCCTCGCCGCTGGCCGCCGCCGCTGTCCTGGACGGCCGGCGGCTCTACGGGCGGCGGGCGGACCTGCAGGCGGTGATCGCGCTGGACGACCCGGTGCACGCACAGTCGCTGATCGAACTGATCGGCCGGTGTGCCACCGACAAGGATCCACTGTGGCGGGCCGATGCCGACGCGTGTGGGCGTCGCGATGTCGAGGCGGCGATAGCCGCGGCTGCCAGGGTCAGCGCGGGTGGGGCACTCGAGGACTCCGAGCTCGCGGCGCTGGCCTGTGCCATCACCGATGTGGCGGTGCGTGACACCCTCTACGCCTTGGCTGTCGGGTCGGGTGCGGGGGAGGCCGAGACGCTCTGGGCCTTGCTGGCGCGCAGCTTGCCTGGCCCATGGCGGGTGGAAGCGCTTGTCCTGTTGGCGTTTTCGGCGTATGCCCGCGGCGACGGACCACTGGCGGGCCTGTCGTTGGAGGCGGCGTTGCGCGCTGACCCCGAGCATCGGATGGCCGGGATGCTCGATACCGCCCTGCAATCCGGGATGCGGCCTGAACAGATTCGGGAACTTGCCGGTACCGGTTACCGGCTGGCCAAGCGGCTCGGTGTGCAGCTGCCGCCGCGCCGGACGTTCGGCCGGCGCGCGGTCTAG
- a CDS encoding metal-dependent transcriptional regulator, protein MNDLVDTTEMYLRTIYDLEEEGVTPLRARIAERLEQSGPTVSQTVARMERDGLLHVAGDRHLELTEKGRALAISVMRKHRLAERLLVDFIGLPWEEVHAEACRWEHVMSDDVERRLVKVLDDPTVSPFGNPIPGLTLLGLDGGARHRDYNLVRLTELPAGSPVAVVVRQLTEHVQGDVALISRLKDAGVVPNARVQVENNPNGSVTIIIGGHENVDLPHEMAHAVKVEKV, encoded by the coding sequence ATGAACGACTTGGTCGATACCACCGAGATGTACCTCCGGACCATCTACGACCTCGAAGAAGAGGGCGTGACGCCGCTGCGTGCACGAATCGCCGAGCGGCTCGAACAGAGCGGCCCGACGGTCAGCCAGACCGTAGCCCGGATGGAGCGCGACGGACTGCTGCATGTGGCCGGTGACCGTCACCTCGAACTGACCGAGAAGGGCCGCGCGCTGGCGATCTCGGTGATGCGCAAGCACCGGCTGGCCGAGCGCCTGCTCGTCGATTTCATCGGCCTACCCTGGGAAGAAGTGCATGCCGAGGCCTGCCGGTGGGAGCACGTCATGAGTGACGATGTCGAGCGCCGACTGGTCAAGGTGCTCGATGACCCGACCGTGTCCCCGTTCGGCAACCCGATTCCCGGCCTGACTCTGCTGGGCCTCGACGGCGGCGCTCGGCATCGGGACTACAACCTGGTGCGATTGACCGAATTACCTGCCGGCTCGCCGGTCGCGGTGGTCGTGCGTCAGCTCACCGAACACGTCCAAGGCGACGTCGCGCTGATCAGCCGCCTCAAGGACGCCGGAGTGGTGCCCAATGCCCGGGTGCAAGTGGAGAACAACCCCAACGGCAGCGTCACGATCATCATCGGTGGTCACGAGAACGTCGATTTGCCGCACGAGATGGCCCACGCCGTCAAGGTCGAGAAGGTCTAA
- a CDS encoding sigma-70 family RNA polymerase sigma factor, which translates to MANATTSRVDSDLDAQSPAADLVRVYLNGIGKTALLSAEDEVELAKRIEAGLYAQHLLDTRKRLSDNRKRDLAIVVRDGQAARSHLLEANLRLVVSLAKRYTGRGMPLLDLIQEGNLGLIRAMEKFDYTKGFKFSTYATWWIRQAITRGMADQSRTIRLPVHLVEQVNKLARIKREMHQNLGREATDEELAEESGIPVEKINDLLEHSRDPVSLDMPVGSDEEAPLGDFIEDAEAMSAENAVISELLHTDIRSVLATLDEREHQVIRLRFGLDDGQPRTLDQIGKLFGLSRERVRQIEREVMAKLRNGERADRLRSYAS; encoded by the coding sequence ATGGCAAATGCCACCACTAGCCGGGTTGACAGCGATCTGGACGCTCAGAGTCCAGCAGCCGACCTCGTGCGCGTGTATCTCAATGGCATCGGCAAGACCGCTCTACTGAGCGCCGAGGATGAGGTCGAACTGGCCAAGCGCATCGAAGCCGGTCTCTACGCCCAACACCTGCTGGACACCCGCAAGCGCCTCAGCGACAACCGCAAGCGCGATCTGGCGATCGTGGTGCGGGACGGTCAAGCCGCTCGCAGCCACCTGCTGGAGGCCAACCTGCGCCTGGTGGTGTCGTTGGCCAAGCGCTACACCGGTCGCGGAATGCCGCTGCTGGATCTCATCCAGGAAGGCAACCTGGGCTTGATCCGCGCGATGGAGAAGTTCGACTACACCAAGGGATTCAAGTTCTCGACCTACGCCACCTGGTGGATCCGCCAGGCCATCACCCGCGGTATGGCCGACCAGAGCCGCACCATCCGGTTGCCCGTCCACCTGGTCGAGCAGGTCAACAAGCTCGCGCGAATCAAGCGTGAGATGCACCAGAACCTAGGGCGCGAGGCCACCGATGAGGAATTGGCCGAAGAGTCGGGCATCCCGGTGGAGAAGATCAACGATCTCCTCGAGCACAGCCGCGACCCGGTGAGCCTGGACATGCCCGTCGGCAGTGACGAGGAAGCCCCGCTGGGTGACTTCATCGAGGATGCCGAGGCGATGTCGGCGGAGAACGCGGTGATCTCCGAACTGCTGCACACCGATATCCGCAGCGTGCTGGCCACCCTGGATGAACGCGAGCACCAGGTGATCCGGCTGCGGTTCGGCCTCGATGACGGCCAGCCGCGCACGCTGGACCAGATCGGCAAGCTGTTCGGTCTGTCCCGCGAGCGCGTGCGCCAGATCGAGCGCGAGGTGATGGCCAAGCTCCGCAACGGTGAACGAGCTGATCGCTTGCGGTCCTACGCCAGCTGA
- a CDS encoding DUF3099 domain-containing protein, producing MWNSRDMKREVGFDDDGRPVLITAAAPAYEEQHRARVRKYLTIMSFRIPALILAAVAYGIWHNGLISLAIVAVSLPLPWMAVLIANDRPPRTAEEPRRYNDVPNRTQLFPRPDRRAIEASITPTAQPHPAGGADAGSH from the coding sequence ATGTGGAACAGTAGAGACATGAAGCGTGAGGTGGGTTTCGACGACGACGGTCGGCCCGTCCTCATCACAGCGGCCGCGCCCGCCTATGAGGAGCAGCATCGCGCGCGGGTGCGGAAGTACTTGACGATCATGTCTTTTCGCATTCCGGCGCTGATCTTGGCGGCCGTCGCCTACGGCATCTGGCACAACGGTCTGATTTCCCTGGCGATCGTGGCGGTGTCGCTTCCGCTGCCGTGGATGGCGGTGTTGATCGCCAACGATCGGCCGCCCCGCACCGCCGAGGAACCGCGCCGCTACAACGATGTGCCCAACCGCACCCAGCTGTTCCCGCGACCGGACCGCCGCGCCATCGAGGCGAGCATCACACCTACCGCGCAACCGCATCCGGCCGGAGGGGCCGACGCCGGTTCCCACTGA
- a CDS encoding DUF3039 domain-containing protein: protein MQTQTIERTDSDERVDDGTDDDAPKVFHYVKKDKIAESAVMGTHVVALCGEVFPVTRAAKPGSPVCPDCKRVYESLKKG, encoded by the coding sequence ATGCAGACCCAGACCATCGAACGGACCGACAGCGACGAGCGCGTCGACGACGGGACCGACGACGACGCTCCCAAGGTCTTCCATTACGTGAAGAAGGACAAGATCGCCGAGAGCGCGGTCATGGGGACCCACGTCGTGGCGCTCTGCGGTGAGGTCTTCCCGGTGACCCGGGCGGCCAAGCCGGGCTCGCCGGTGTGCCCGGACTGCAAGCGGGTCTACGAGTCGCTCAAGAAGGGCTGA